One genomic window of Acidobacteriota bacterium includes the following:
- a CDS encoding menaquinol oxidoreductase translates to MFRLRALAVVVSLLFCAFLWVYFLQDLPYRAAPQQPIDFSHQIHFERGIQCAFCHLDAPRSTFAGIPSVMKCMGCHRVIIPQYPQIQKLHAYWREQIPIPWKRVYWLPDYVRFTHQPHIAAGIQCQACHGSVGSMDRVREVTDFNMNTCITCHRAMAARTDCFGACHH, encoded by the coding sequence GTGTTCCGGCTGCGCGCATTGGCGGTAGTAGTGTCGCTGCTGTTCTGCGCCTTCCTGTGGGTCTACTTTTTGCAGGATTTACCCTACCGGGCGGCGCCGCAGCAGCCCATTGATTTCAGCCACCAGATTCACTTCGAGCGCGGCATTCAGTGCGCCTTCTGCCATCTGGACGCGCCCCGCTCGACGTTTGCGGGCATACCCAGCGTGATGAAATGCATGGGCTGCCACCGGGTGATCATTCCGCAGTATCCGCAGATTCAGAAGCTGCACGCCTACTGGCGGGAGCAGATTCCAATCCCCTGGAAGCGGGTGTACTGGCTGCCCGATTACGTCCGCTTCACTCATCAGCCCCATATCGCGGCCGGGATTCAATGCCAGGCCTGCCACGGCAGCGTGGGCAGCATGGACCGGGTGCGCGAGGTCACCGATTTCAATATGAACACCTGCATTACCTGTCACCGCGCCATGGCCGCCCGCACGGACTGCTTCGGCGCCTGCCACCACTGA
- a CDS encoding CopG family transcriptional regulator, whose protein sequence is MADRGEDISAHFTNNFTVVRRVNVDFTAPMLRELDREAAMLNVSRQAVIKTLLRDALDRRHLAEQDRHH, encoded by the coding sequence ATGGCTGATCGTGGAGAGGATATTTCCGCTCACTTCACAAACAACTTTACCGTCGTCCGGCGCGTGAATGTTGATTTCACCGCTCCTATGTTGCGTGAGCTGGACCGGGAAGCTGCGATGCTGAACGTCAGCCGCCAAGCCGTAATCAAGACTCTGCTCCGCGACGCTCTGGATCGCCGCCACCTGGCTGAACAGGACCGCCACCATTAA
- a CDS encoding TonB-dependent siderophore receptor, whose protein sequence is MMSRCSQAAVLAALLGFAVAARAQTATSTKAKKITISITVKARADGNYLPAKVTSGVLGAQPLEKAPLSATAVTRAVLSGQQARLLSDLAANDASVNDDYVPVGYYGVYTIRGYPIDLATGLAVNGMTIAGEQDVPLENKQQVDFLHGLAGVANGVAAGAGTIDYVTKRPADIGAVDLATDGFGTAYLAGDFGHLFGRRQQFGLRVNLAEERLETYMQGTGGWRRMGALALDWRLSPRATLEGDFEAQRKTEADGSGYQLLGGTTLPDLHRLSPATMLGRQTWAPPNTYDTFNTSLRLNLALAPNWTASAAASLSQSLIQDNVIYAYGCGYEAACAQSPAFFFAPDGSYDVYDYRNPDERRVDAETEGMASGIVRTGPITQFVTAGGELFVRTVRMPGFASRSSPVSPDGVVQNGPVYTYLGSENIYQPIVPYPIETPVQSAGPERLWQDSRQSSLVMQDRVQLPGGVQVIAGGRYDALRDHNFSAWASCASAANLDAATAPVPNPCAPVFTDRPVWLPQYAVTWSPAQNLMFYTNYAATLSLGPQAPWWAANASQFLAPYFTRQFEIGAKYQPASRLLLSADIFHMQAPFFYPKAAAAAAGNLYFEQQGRETHNGLELNAQGRAADWLRLLSSTAVTSAVAHDTGTAAFNDRQVINVPRFRTTVFAEVSLSRLLAGLEVLPGWSYTSSKAALRDDAVTVPGYALFNLGVSYTPRGESRATFRVWVSNLANKKYWADTGTNYGDSFLWLGAPRWIKASVHYNF, encoded by the coding sequence ATGATGTCGCGCTGCTCGCAAGCCGCAGTTTTGGCGGCGCTGCTCGGTTTCGCGGTTGCTGCCCGCGCGCAAACCGCAACCAGCACCAAAGCCAAAAAGATCACGATTTCGATTACGGTCAAGGCGCGTGCCGACGGCAACTACCTGCCCGCGAAGGTCACGTCGGGCGTACTGGGCGCGCAGCCGCTCGAGAAGGCGCCGCTGTCAGCCACCGCGGTGACGCGCGCGGTGTTGAGCGGGCAGCAGGCGCGGCTGCTCTCGGATCTGGCCGCCAACGACGCTTCGGTGAACGATGACTACGTGCCGGTGGGCTACTACGGCGTGTACACGATTCGCGGTTACCCGATCGATCTGGCCACCGGCCTCGCCGTCAATGGCATGACCATCGCCGGCGAGCAGGATGTGCCGCTGGAGAACAAACAGCAGGTGGATTTTCTGCATGGCCTGGCAGGCGTGGCGAACGGCGTGGCCGCAGGCGCAGGCACGATCGATTACGTCACCAAGCGGCCAGCCGACATTGGCGCCGTCGATCTGGCTACCGACGGCTTCGGCACTGCCTACCTGGCCGGGGACTTTGGGCACCTGTTTGGCCGGCGGCAGCAGTTCGGGCTGCGGGTGAACCTGGCCGAAGAGCGGCTCGAGACCTATATGCAGGGCACCGGCGGCTGGCGCCGCATGGGCGCGCTCGCGCTGGACTGGCGGCTGTCGCCGCGCGCCACGCTGGAAGGCGATTTTGAGGCGCAGCGCAAAACCGAAGCCGACGGCAGCGGCTACCAGTTGCTGGGCGGCACCACTTTGCCCGATCTGCATCGCCTCTCGCCCGCAACCATGCTGGGCAGGCAGACGTGGGCGCCGCCGAATACCTACGACACCTTCAATACCAGCCTCCGCCTGAATCTGGCGCTGGCTCCCAACTGGACGGCATCGGCCGCCGCCAGTCTGAGCCAGTCGCTGATTCAGGACAACGTCATCTACGCCTACGGTTGCGGCTACGAGGCGGCGTGCGCGCAGTCGCCGGCGTTCTTTTTTGCTCCCGACGGAAGCTACGACGTTTACGATTACCGCAACCCCGACGAGCGTCGGGTCGATGCCGAAACCGAAGGCATGGCGTCGGGCATCGTGCGCACCGGTCCGATCACGCAATTTGTGACCGCGGGCGGCGAGCTGTTCGTGCGCACGGTGCGCATGCCTGGTTTTGCCTCCCGCAGCAGTCCGGTTTCGCCGGACGGCGTGGTGCAGAACGGGCCGGTCTACACCTATCTCGGCTCGGAGAATATCTACCAGCCCATCGTGCCCTATCCCATCGAGACGCCGGTGCAGAGCGCCGGTCCGGAGCGGTTGTGGCAGGACAGCCGGCAATCGTCCCTGGTCATGCAGGACCGGGTCCAGCTTCCCGGGGGCGTGCAGGTTATCGCCGGCGGACGCTACGATGCACTCCGCGACCACAACTTCTCCGCCTGGGCATCCTGCGCCAGCGCCGCCAATCTCGATGCGGCGACGGCGCCCGTGCCCAACCCCTGCGCGCCGGTTTTCACCGACCGACCCGTCTGGCTGCCTCAGTACGCAGTTACCTGGAGTCCGGCCCAAAACCTCATGTTTTACACGAACTATGCGGCTACGCTTTCGCTCGGTCCGCAGGCGCCCTGGTGGGCCGCCAACGCCAGCCAGTTCCTGGCTCCCTATTTCACGCGCCAATTCGAGATCGGCGCCAAGTATCAGCCGGCATCGCGACTCTTGCTGAGCGCCGATATATTCCATATGCAGGCGCCGTTCTTTTATCCCAAAGCCGCGGCCGCGGCTGCGGGCAATCTTTACTTCGAGCAGCAGGGAAGGGAAACGCACAACGGCCTGGAGCTAAACGCGCAAGGCCGGGCGGCGGACTGGCTGCGGCTGCTGTCGTCCACGGCGGTGACGAGCGCGGTTGCGCACGATACCGGCACCGCCGCCTTTAATGACCGGCAGGTAATCAACGTGCCCCGCTTTCGCACGACCGTCTTTGCCGAGGTGAGCCTGTCGCGCCTGCTTGCAGGCCTGGAAGTGCTGCCGGGCTGGAGCTATACGAGTTCCAAAGCGGCGCTGCGCGACGATGCGGTGACCGTCCCGGGCTATGCGCTCTTCAACCTCGGCGTGAGCTATACGCCGCGCGGTGAAAGCCGCGCGACGTTTCGCGTCTGGGTGTCAAACCTCGCCAACAAGAAATATTGGGCGGATACCGGCACGAATTACGGAGATTCGTTCCTCTGGCTGGGCGCGCCGCGCTGGATTAAAGCCTCGGTGCACTACAACTTTTAG
- a CDS encoding DUF3341 domain-containing protein, giving the protein MADTRTLQLPFCGVAGSFANEHPWRRALAQARDQGLEFEAYSPFADEETVRELRPGATTSVVRLWTLLGGIFGGVVVAFAMAIWMSRNWPLVVGGKPIVSWPPFICICFEMTVLYAAFACTGACFVKGQFPHLTLPAAYRPEFMHDHYGIFLACAREEAGELRSRLERSGAQKSWLVFNPERGRLALPVEWGGAEK; this is encoded by the coding sequence GTGGCTGATACGAGAACACTGCAACTGCCGTTCTGCGGCGTGGCGGGGTCGTTTGCTAACGAGCATCCCTGGCGGCGGGCACTGGCGCAGGCGCGCGACCAGGGCCTCGAGTTCGAGGCCTACTCGCCGTTTGCCGACGAGGAGACGGTGCGCGAGCTGCGGCCGGGGGCGACCACTAGCGTCGTGCGGCTGTGGACGCTGCTGGGGGGCATCTTTGGCGGGGTCGTCGTCGCCTTCGCCATGGCGATCTGGATGTCGCGCAACTGGCCCTTGGTGGTGGGCGGCAAGCCGATTGTGAGCTGGCCGCCGTTCATCTGCATTTGCTTTGAAATGACGGTGCTGTACGCCGCCTTTGCATGCACGGGCGCGTGCTTCGTGAAGGGCCAGTTTCCGCACCTGACCCTGCCGGCCGCGTACCGACCCGAGTTCATGCACGACCATTACGGTATTTTTCTGGCCTGCGCCCGCGAGGAGGCGGGGGAGTTGCGCAGCCGGCTCGAGCGCAGCGGAGCACAGAAAAGTTGGCTGGTCTTTAACCCCGAACGCGGCCGCCTGGCCCTGCCCGTCGAATGGGGGGGAGCAGAAAAGTGA
- a CDS encoding aminoglycoside phosphotransferase family protein yields the protein MTPVLAHGMEGSLVAPDWPALTIAELRPLLAAYPDAGEPDAITFASPRPFSAAAVVRCTHGSVFVKRHARSIRDCEGLGEEHRFLAYLHEHGAPVPRVLANADGETAVEAGPWTYEVQECAAGMDLYRDAFSWTPFNSADHAHAAGAALARLHLAAAGFAAPPRKPRPLVASCSIFAGGDPAAGLEAYLDARPLLAHHAGVRRCAAEALKLLEPFYAELQPLLPHLTPLWTHNDLHASNLFWSGAGAQAHPVTIIDFGLADQTYAVHGLAHAIERNIVEWLSLPREPAVHFDHLQALLSGYASVRPLTRAERAALAPMMALCHVEVALSEADYFLRLPGESRARLAYEGWLLGHARWFAGAAGGRLCDYLRSH from the coding sequence ATGACTCCCGTTTTAGCCCACGGAATGGAGGGATCGCTGGTCGCGCCGGACTGGCCTGCGCTCACGATTGCGGAACTGCGGCCGCTGCTGGCCGCCTATCCGGATGCTGGCGAGCCGGATGCAATTACCTTCGCCAGCCCGCGGCCGTTCTCGGCGGCGGCGGTGGTGCGCTGCACGCATGGTTCTGTGTTTGTGAAGCGGCATGCGCGCAGCATCCGCGATTGCGAGGGACTGGGCGAGGAGCATCGCTTCCTCGCCTATCTGCACGAACACGGCGCTCCGGTGCCGCGCGTGCTGGCCAACGCCGATGGCGAAACCGCGGTGGAAGCCGGACCGTGGACCTACGAAGTGCAGGAATGCGCTGCAGGCATGGACCTGTACCGGGACGCGTTCTCCTGGACGCCGTTTAATAGTGCGGACCATGCTCACGCGGCGGGTGCAGCGCTGGCGCGGCTGCATCTGGCCGCGGCGGGATTTGCAGCGCCGCCGCGCAAGCCGCGGCCGCTGGTCGCGAGCTGCAGCATTTTTGCCGGCGGCGATCCGGCAGCGGGTCTGGAAGCTTATCTCGACGCCCGCCCCTTGCTTGCGCATCATGCCGGTGTGCGGCGTTGCGCTGCCGAGGCGTTGAAGCTGCTCGAACCGTTCTACGCCGAGCTGCAGCCTCTGCTGCCGCACCTGACACCGCTGTGGACGCACAACGACCTACACGCCTCAAACCTGTTCTGGAGCGGCGCCGGCGCCCAGGCGCACCCCGTCACCATCATTGATTTCGGGCTGGCGGACCAGACCTACGCGGTACATGGCCTGGCCCACGCCATCGAGCGCAATATCGTCGAGTGGCTTTCGTTGCCCCGCGAACCTGCGGTGCATTTCGATCACCTCCAGGCGCTGCTGAGCGGCTACGCGTCGGTCCGGCCTCTGACGCGCGCGGAGAGGGCCGCGCTGGCGCCCATGATGGCGCTTTGCCATGTCGAAGTCGCGCTGTCGGAGGCGGATTATTTTCTCCGCCTGCCCGGCGAAAGCCGAGCACGCCTCGCCTACGAAGGCTGGCTGCTGGGCCACGCGCGCTGGTTTGCGGGCGCGGCCGGCGGGCGGCTATGCGACTACTTACGGAGCCACTAA
- a CDS encoding hydrogenase — protein sequence MLTYEIEPAKHTLGEVSHTILRPVRHPPGLGWMIGTGFCGLLVLIGGVAWGWQMYQGMGVSGLAWPVMWAVYITCFVFWIGIAHSGTLISAILYLFRAKFRPSFSRASEAMTIFAIATAGLFPILHLGRSWRFYWVFPYPNNRHVWVNFRSPLVLDIFAISTYFTVSLIFWYLGMIPDFAEIRDQSIGWRRTIYGILSLGWVGSLRQVKPYLKLYILLAGLATPLVLSVHTMVSWDFALSLLPGWHEEIFPPYFVAGAIFSGLAMVLTLIIPLRSWFHLEEHITIDHCEALAKLIILTSSIVAFSYASEYFVAWYSGDTYEKTAYWLRAFGHYWIPFWIMSVCNVLFPLLFFFRRVRRSLVGLFLISILINIGMFLERLVLIVTTLAYSFDPGSWGLWHLQWTEVAIVAGSFGWFLLQFLLFIQFAPSLPVAEVKRDVIEGRRMIEAFKGAGLWPETAQEEVLPSG from the coding sequence ATGCTGACCTACGAAATCGAGCCGGCGAAACACACTCTAGGCGAGGTCAGCCACACCATCCTGCGGCCGGTGCGGCACCCGCCCGGGCTGGGCTGGATGATCGGCACCGGCTTCTGCGGCCTGCTGGTGCTGATCGGTGGGGTGGCCTGGGGCTGGCAGATGTATCAGGGCATGGGGGTGAGCGGGCTGGCCTGGCCCGTGATGTGGGCCGTGTACATCACCTGCTTCGTCTTCTGGATCGGGATTGCGCACTCGGGCACGCTCATCAGTGCCATTTTGTATCTGTTCCGGGCGAAGTTCCGGCCCTCGTTCTCGCGCGCGTCGGAAGCGATGACGATTTTCGCCATCGCCACCGCGGGCCTGTTTCCGATTCTCCATCTGGGACGGTCGTGGCGCTTTTACTGGGTCTTTCCCTACCCCAACAACCGCCACGTCTGGGTGAATTTCCGCTCGCCCTTAGTCCTCGACATCTTCGCCATCTCCACCTACTTCACCGTTAGCCTGATTTTCTGGTACCTCGGCATGATTCCCGATTTTGCCGAGATCCGGGATCAGTCGATCGGCTGGCGGCGGACGATTTACGGGATTTTATCGCTGGGCTGGGTGGGGTCGCTGCGGCAGGTCAAGCCGTACCTGAAGCTCTACATTCTGCTGGCCGGGCTGGCGACGCCGCTGGTGTTGTCGGTGCACACCATGGTGTCGTGGGACTTCGCGCTGTCGCTGCTGCCGGGCTGGCATGAGGAGATCTTCCCCCCCTACTTCGTCGCCGGCGCCATCTTCAGCGGCCTGGCGATGGTGCTGACGCTCATCATTCCACTGCGGAGCTGGTTCCATCTCGAAGAGCACATCACCATCGACCACTGCGAGGCGCTGGCCAAGCTCATCATTCTGACCTCGAGCATCGTGGCCTTCTCCTACGCCAGCGAGTACTTTGTGGCCTGGTACTCGGGCGACACCTACGAGAAGACCGCCTACTGGCTGCGGGCGTTCGGCCATTACTGGATTCCGTTCTGGATCATGAGCGTCTGCAACGTGCTGTTCCCGCTGCTGTTTTTCTTCCGGCGGGTGCGGCGCAGCCTCGTGGGCCTGTTCCTCATCTCGATTCTGATCAACATCGGGATGTTTCTGGAGCGGCTGGTGTTGATCGTGACCACGCTGGCGTACAGCTTCGATCCCGGCTCGTGGGGCTTGTGGCATCTGCAATGGACCGAAGTCGCCATTGTGGCGGGCAGCTTCGGCTGGTTCCTGCTGCAGTTTTTGCTCTTCATTCAATTTGCGCCCTCGCTGCCGGTCGCCGAGGTCAAGCGCGATGTGATCGAAGGGCGGCGGATGATCGAAGCCTTCAAGGGCGCGGGGCTGTGGCCCGAGACAGCCCAAGAGGAGGTGCTGCCCAGTGGCTGA
- a CDS encoding nicotinamide riboside transporter PnuC → MTPLLDYLRTHGLELAGVISTVLGIWLTTQRRLLCWPVVLVADVIYLEVFYRARLFSDALLQALFVVFTLYGWWHWWRGARDDGEIAVVPLGKRGRIGGLLAGAAGAVVLAQVMVRVGAALPWLDATLASYSLVATWWAARKHIANWWLWIAVDVIYVGEYVYKGLQATAVLYAGLVALAILGVREWRRAAQEAQAQGAGGSGAGMARSAVEKNRQCL, encoded by the coding sequence ATGACGCCACTCCTCGACTACTTGCGCACTCATGGGCTGGAGCTGGCCGGCGTGATCTCGACCGTGCTGGGCATCTGGCTCACCACCCAGCGCCGCTTGCTGTGCTGGCCCGTGGTCCTGGTTGCCGACGTCATTTATCTGGAGGTCTTCTACCGCGCCCGGCTTTTTTCTGACGCGCTGCTGCAGGCGCTGTTCGTCGTCTTCACCCTCTACGGCTGGTGGCACTGGTGGCGCGGCGCCCGTGACGACGGCGAAATTGCGGTTGTGCCGCTCGGCAAGCGCGGAAGGATCGGCGGACTGCTGGCCGGCGCCGCGGGCGCGGTGGTGCTGGCGCAAGTGATGGTGCGCGTGGGTGCGGCACTGCCCTGGCTCGATGCAACGCTCGCCAGCTATAGCCTGGTGGCGACGTGGTGGGCGGCGCGCAAGCACATCGCCAACTGGTGGCTCTGGATTGCCGTGGATGTGATCTACGTCGGTGAATATGTCTACAAAGGTCTGCAGGCGACCGCGGTGCTGTATGCAGGGCTGGTGGCGTTGGCGATTCTGGGCGTGAGAGAGTGGCGCCGCGCAGCGCAGGAGGCTCAGGCGCAGGGTGCGGGCGGTAGCGGAGCGGGGATGGCACGGTCAGCCGTTGAGAAGAACCGGCAATGCCTATGA
- a CDS encoding 4Fe-4S dicluster domain-containing protein, with translation MAGDLIQIAPPNRRTFLKTLGAAGAAASVTACAVRPPERILPLLAPDPRAIPGKPQMFASTCRECPAGCGMVVRVNTGRPSKCEGNPDHPVNRGKLCLRGQTAVEGLYNPDRFRQPMLRDAHGQLRPTDWPTALARFDAELAKVQAEGRGGDIVWLGQLESGTLDGIIRGWLKRQGALGPLYYEYLCPDALRAAMAISYGKPVIPRYHLERARCLVSFGAEFLETWLSNVEFAGDFAAMHSFGHTPTPAHFTAVGPRLSLTAANADQWWPAQPGSEPILAWALAGEVARRLGKPLQGPQVSLPAAAHQSRVDAGLIAEAALRLVDAHPSLVLGTGYQTDNRGAVSTWLAVNALNDLLGNTGTTVIPDEPHALTLCATQKQVLDVFAPGNRTRLLLLHHANPAFHHPVILSGLYQVPFKVSFASWRDETTKFADLVLPDHHFLEAWGDYAPRGDVAGMIQPQRIPLYETRQTGDVLLGGEGKTHAAIEAAWAGKPGALTWDARLRKGVSEPAAAAVSYQPSAIRHPPAGAELAARTEFDGTGEFYLVVFPSVQFYDGRQANRQWAQEIAEPMSKIAWDPWCELHPKTAARLGFKPNDVVRIVSPHGAANFSLYVTTWIREDCVGVMLGQGHTDFGMFANGAGESPHPLQGADSTDGVWAPQTVKVTLEHTGRTRALANLQPERNQFDKNIALAVTVAEAESAAARETVGPDSFYHFHHPYLNHRWGMTIDLSSCIGCNACQAACYAENNIAVWGRSGCQSHREMTWIRVEQYEGEQAHPATEINPDIRFIPMPCMQCGNAPCEYVCPVFAAYHTDEGLNGQAYNRCVGTRYCSNNCIYKVRRFNWFTPQWSEPLNQQLNPLVTVRAKGVMEKCTFCVQRIQLVELDARTNHTAIRDGDIQTACQQTCPTNAIVFGDLLDPASRVSQLTALNRSYGMFAEENTYPAVHYQKKTKFVLNAPGGQKPYGDGPS, from the coding sequence ATGGCCGGCGACCTCATCCAGATCGCACCACCGAATCGGCGCACGTTCCTCAAGACGCTGGGGGCGGCGGGCGCCGCAGCGTCGGTAACAGCGTGCGCGGTGCGGCCGCCAGAGCGGATTTTGCCGCTACTCGCGCCCGATCCGCGGGCGATTCCGGGCAAGCCGCAGATGTTCGCCTCCACCTGCCGCGAGTGCCCCGCGGGCTGCGGCATGGTGGTGCGGGTGAACACGGGGCGGCCCAGCAAGTGCGAGGGGAATCCGGATCATCCGGTGAACCGGGGCAAGCTCTGCCTGCGCGGACAGACGGCGGTGGAGGGCCTCTATAACCCCGACCGGTTCCGGCAGCCGATGCTGCGCGATGCGCACGGCCAACTGCGGCCCACCGATTGGCCAACCGCGCTCGCGCGCTTCGACGCGGAGTTGGCAAAGGTCCAAGCCGAAGGGCGTGGCGGCGATATCGTTTGGCTGGGACAGCTCGAAAGCGGCACGCTCGACGGCATCATCCGGGGGTGGCTGAAGCGGCAGGGGGCGCTGGGGCCGCTGTACTACGAATACCTGTGCCCCGATGCGCTGCGCGCGGCAATGGCGATCAGTTACGGCAAGCCGGTGATTCCCCGCTACCACCTCGAGCGCGCGCGGTGTCTCGTCAGCTTTGGGGCGGAGTTTCTCGAGACCTGGCTCTCTAACGTCGAGTTTGCCGGCGATTTCGCCGCCATGCACAGCTTTGGGCATACGCCGACGCCGGCCCACTTCACCGCCGTGGGCCCGCGGCTGTCGCTCACCGCGGCCAATGCCGATCAGTGGTGGCCTGCCCAGCCGGGCAGCGAGCCGATCCTGGCGTGGGCGCTGGCGGGCGAAGTGGCGCGGCGGCTGGGCAAGCCGCTCCAGGGGCCGCAGGTGAGCCTGCCGGCGGCGGCGCATCAGAGCCGGGTCGATGCCGGGCTGATTGCCGAGGCGGCGCTGCGGCTGGTCGATGCCCATCCGTCCTTGGTGCTGGGCACGGGCTATCAGACCGACAATCGCGGCGCAGTTTCCACCTGGCTGGCGGTGAACGCGCTCAACGACCTGTTGGGCAATACCGGAACTACGGTGATCCCCGACGAGCCGCACGCCCTGACCCTGTGCGCGACCCAGAAGCAGGTGCTCGATGTCTTCGCGCCCGGCAATAGGACGCGGCTGTTGCTGCTGCACCATGCCAACCCGGCCTTTCACCATCCGGTGATTCTTTCGGGGCTGTACCAGGTGCCTTTCAAGGTCAGCTTTGCGAGCTGGAGGGACGAGACCACGAAGTTCGCCGATCTGGTGCTGCCGGATCATCACTTTCTGGAAGCCTGGGGGGATTACGCTCCGCGCGGGGATGTGGCGGGGATGATCCAGCCGCAGCGGATTCCGCTGTATGAGACGCGGCAGACTGGCGACGTACTGCTGGGCGGCGAGGGCAAAACGCACGCCGCGATCGAGGCGGCGTGGGCGGGGAAGCCGGGGGCGCTCACGTGGGATGCACGGCTGCGGAAGGGGGTTAGCGAGCCGGCGGCCGCGGCGGTCAGCTATCAGCCATCAGCCATCAGGCATCCGCCGGCGGGCGCAGAACTTGCCGCGAGGACAGAGTTTGACGGGACGGGCGAGTTCTATTTGGTTGTGTTTCCCAGCGTGCAGTTTTATGACGGGCGGCAGGCCAACCGCCAGTGGGCGCAGGAGATTGCCGAGCCCATGAGCAAGATCGCCTGGGACCCCTGGTGCGAGCTCCATCCCAAAACCGCCGCGCGCCTCGGGTTCAAGCCCAACGACGTCGTCCGCATCGTGTCGCCGCATGGAGCCGCGAATTTTTCGCTGTACGTCACCACCTGGATCCGCGAGGACTGCGTGGGCGTGATGCTGGGCCAGGGACACACCGACTTCGGCATGTTCGCCAATGGCGCGGGCGAATCGCCGCATCCGCTGCAAGGCGCGGATAGCACCGATGGCGTCTGGGCGCCGCAGACGGTGAAGGTCACGCTCGAGCACACCGGCCGGACGCGGGCGCTCGCCAACCTGCAGCCGGAGCGCAATCAGTTTGACAAAAACATTGCCCTGGCGGTGACGGTGGCCGAGGCCGAGAGCGCGGCGGCGCGGGAAACGGTGGGGCCCGACAGCTTTTACCACTTCCACCATCCCTACCTGAATCACCGCTGGGGCATGACGATTGATTTATCGAGCTGTATCGGCTGCAACGCCTGCCAGGCGGCCTGCTACGCCGAAAACAACATCGCCGTCTGGGGACGCTCGGGCTGCCAGTCCCACCGGGAGATGACCTGGATCCGGGTGGAGCAGTATGAGGGCGAACAGGCGCACCCGGCGACGGAGATCAATCCCGACATCCGCTTCATCCCCATGCCCTGTATGCAGTGCGGCAACGCGCCCTGCGAGTACGTCTGCCCGGTGTTTGCGGCGTACCACACCGATGAGGGGCTGAACGGCCAGGCCTACAACCGCTGCGTGGGCACGCGCTACTGCTCCAACAACTGCATTTACAAAGTCCGGCGCTTCAACTGGTTTACGCCTCAGTGGTCGGAGCCGCTGAACCAGCAGTTGAATCCCCTGGTGACGGTGCGGGCCAAAGGCGTAATGGAGAAGTGTACCTTCTGCGTGCAGCGCATTCAGTTGGTGGAGCTCGATGCGCGCACCAACCACACCGCCATCCGCGACGGTGATATTCAGACCGCCTGCCAGCAGACCTGCCCCACCAACGCCATCGTCTTCGGGGACTTGCTCGACCCCGCCAGCCGGGTGTCGCAGCTGACGGCGCTCAACCGCAGCTACGGCATGTTCGCCGAGGAAAATACCTACCCCGCAGTCCATTACCAGAAGAAAACCAAATTCGTCCTCAACGCCCCCGGTGGCCAAAAGCCTTACGGGGACGGGCCCTCGTAA
- a CDS encoding universal stress protein, translating into MKVATQPEAAMQRVAIRNILVLTDFSQRSEAALGYAARWARKLGAMLHIAYFIRPTSYALAWDVYGPVMEKVWEDGRAGLAAIDASPELKDVLHATYLNPGEIHDGLDELIAAQKVDLVVLASAARTGLGKVLLGSTAESVFRTAPCPVLMLGPNAQPGEPAHRPQTLLFAADFGPATARAHGFAFSLAQELQARLYLLHVLAAPGGNTAPPAREIETAERQLRALVPPVAESWCEPVPLVKAGEPAAEIIKAAGEVGADVIVLGARRPPRLSVYTGWANAYTVLHNAPCPVLTVRE; encoded by the coding sequence ATGAAAGTTGCAACACAGCCGGAAGCCGCGATGCAGCGCGTCGCGATCCGAAACATTCTGGTGCTGACGGATTTCTCGCAGCGCTCCGAGGCCGCGCTGGGCTATGCCGCCAGGTGGGCGCGCAAGCTCGGCGCCATGCTGCACATCGCCTATTTCATCCGCCCCACCAGCTATGCCCTGGCCTGGGACGTTTACGGCCCGGTGATGGAAAAAGTCTGGGAAGACGGCCGCGCCGGCCTGGCGGCGATTGACGCCAGCCCCGAGCTGAAGGACGTGCTGCACGCCACCTACCTGAATCCGGGTGAAATTCACGATGGTCTCGACGAGTTGATTGCCGCGCAAAAGGTCGATCTGGTCGTCCTGGCCAGCGCGGCCCGCACCGGTCTGGGCAAGGTGCTACTGGGTTCGACGGCGGAGTCGGTGTTTCGCACCGCGCCTTGCCCGGTGCTGATGCTGGGGCCAAACGCACAACCAGGGGAACCGGCGCACAGGCCGCAGACGCTGCTGTTCGCGGCCGATTTTGGACCGGCCACGGCCCGCGCCCACGGCTTCGCCTTCTCACTGGCGCAGGAGCTGCAGGCGCGTTTGTATCTGCTCCACGTGCTGGCCGCGCCCGGAGGCAACACGGCGCCGCCGGCGCGGGAGATTGAGACCGCCGAGCGGCAATTGCGGGCGCTCGTGCCGCCTGTAGCAGAAAGCTGGTGCGAGCCGGTTCCCCTGGTCAAGGCGGGTGAGCCGGCTGCGGAAATCATCAAGGCGGCAGGCGAAGTGGGGGCGGACGTAATCGTGCTCGGCGCCCGCCGGCCGCCGCGCTTATCGGTGTATACCGGCTGGGCTAATGCCTACACCGTATTGCACAATGCTCCGTGCCCGGTGCTCACTGTACGCGAGTAG